The Malus domestica chromosome 13, GDT2T_hap1 genome includes a window with the following:
- the LOC103452225 gene encoding zinc finger CCCH domain-containing protein 53-like, producing MEDPNSGFGWKPCLYFARSYCKNGASCRFLHSGGLGDAVVDGRGQVVVGSPSKLEMMDHEALLRSKTAQQQRLAAASQLMAASANSFPYSSKCMNFLLQQQQTDSQRAAAASLMMGDDMHKFSRSRLERSDFSMNGGAGIVNPASRQIYLTFPANSTFREEDVSNYFSMYGPVQDVRIPYQQKRMFGFVTFLYPETVKLILAKGNPHFVCDARVLVKPYKEKGKAHKKKQQQQVERGDLSPCGTPTGLDGRDPYDLQLGAKMFYNSQDMLWRRKLEEQAELQALEIQSRRLMGLQLHDVKKHHHHALSASSPIHSPTQSPNMFSRNLVLHSVHNGQEVHHDNCFSPMPHLTPAVDADQLLKEAAAAVLGKDMMANND from the coding sequence ATGGAGGACCCCAACTCAGGGTTTGGGTGGAAACCCTGCCTGTATTTCGCCAGAAGCTACTGCAAGAACGGAGCCAGCTGCAGGTTCTTGCACAGCGGTGGGCTAGGAGACGCCGTCGTCGACGGCAGAGGACAGGTGGTTGTTGGGTCGCCGAGCAAGCTGGAGATGATGGACCATGAAGCGCTTCTCAGATCTAAAACCGCTCAGCAGCAGAGGCTTGCTGCTGCTTCTCAGCTTATGGCAGCGTCAGCCAATTCCTTTCCTTACTCCTCCAAGTGCATGAACTTCCTACTTCAGCAGCAACAAACTGATTCCCAAAGGGCTGCGGCAGCTTCCTTGATGATGGGTGATGATATGCACAAGTTCAGCCGATCCCGCCTCGAAAGATCCGATTTTTCGATGAATGGTGGGGCGGGGATTGTGAACCCGGCTTCAAGGCAGATATATTTGACTTTCCCGGCAAATAGCACTTTCAGAGAGGAAGATGTCTCAAACTATTTCAGCATGTACGGGCCGGTCCAAGACGTGAGAATCCCATACCAGCAGAAGAGGATGTTTGGATTCGTTACATTCTTGTACCCGGAGACGGTGAAGCTGATTTTGGCCAAAGGGAACCCTCATTTTGTTTGTGATGCTAGAGTGCTTGTCAAGCCTTACAAGGAGAAGGGCAAAGCTcataaaaagaaacaacagCAACAAGTGGAAAGAGGAGATTTGTCTCCCTGTGGTACACCTACTGGGCTGGATGGTAGAGACCCTTACGATCTCCAGCTAGGAGCAAAGATGTTTTACAATTCTCAAGACATGCTGTGGAGGAGGAAGCTGGAGGAGCAAGCTGAGTTGCAAGCACTTGAAATTCAAAGTCGAAGACTGATGGGCCTGCAGCTACATGATGTCAAGAAGCATCACCACCACGCTCTTTCTGCCAGCAGTCCGATTCACTCCCCTACCCAGTCTCCCAACATGTTCAGTCGAAACCTAGTGCTTCATTCGGTTCACAACGGCCAAGAAGTTCACCACGATAACTGTTTTTCTCCGATGCCACACTTGACTCCAGCAGTGGATGCTGATCAGTTGCTCAAGGAAGCAGCTGCTGCTGTTCTAGGTAAAGATATGATGGCCAACAACGACTAA
- the LOC103451520 gene encoding receptor protein kinase TMK1: protein MKDPHLGFWGCFPVLLLLFVSLYPPSVHSQSGGGDDGAAMEALSKSIGPNSLGWSGTDYCNWGQVSCTKDGKVFKIQLGNQKLTGTLPPEIQKLSNLQQLEVQNNQLTGPFPSLSGLQPLQVLLAHDNNFSSFPSDFFSGLTSLDSINIDHNPFAAWQIPDTLKDATALREFSATETNITGRIPDIFTGSNFPGLTELHLAFNYLEGELPASFSSSSIQSLWLNGQQGTNRLNGTIDVLQNMTSLREVWLHGNFFTGPIPDLSTLGTLTTLSLRDNRLTGVVPASLLNLKSLTVVNLTNNMLQGPMPKFGDGVQVDMTSQNRFCSDKPGVDCDTRVNILLSVVKDMGYPTVFAESWKGNDPCNNWKGIVCHGGNITVVIFRSLGLRGTISTNYSLITFLQTLRLDNNNLTGTIPKELTQLPNLQEIDVSNNQLDGQVPKFNDTVQVKTGGNPRIVKDGPPSPATPPNSPPGSHSGGGKKSRTGVVVGAVIGSVGGLVVVGFVAFCLLKRKHSGRVQSPNALVIHPCHSGDQNAVKISVASPGVNCGGNESYKSPASSGPNDIHVVEAESMVISIQVLRNVTNNFSENNVLGKGGFGTVYKGELHDGTKIAVKRMESGVVAEKGLNEFKSEIAVLTKVRHRHLVGLLGYCLEGNERLLVYEYMPQGTLSRYLFNWIEEGLKPLEWTRRLTIALDVARGVEYLHGLANQTFIHRDLKPSNILLGDDMRAKVSDFGLVRLAPEGKASIETRLAGTFGYLAPEYAATGRMTLKVDVYSFGVILMELITGRKAIDESQAEERLHLVTWFRRMLVNKDALRKVIDPTIDLNEETLSSISTVAELAGHCSAREPYQRPDMGHAVNVLSSLVEQWKPSELEDSDDMHGIDLEMTLPQALKKWRACEGNSNLDDSSSSSSLFPSGDNTQTSIPTRPSGFAESFTSSDGR from the exons ATGAAGGACCCCCATCTGGGTTTCTGGGGCTGTTTCCCTGTTCTGCTACTTTTGTTCGTTTCACTGTACCCACCATCAGTACACTCCCAGTCCGGCGGCGGCGACGACGGAGCGGCCATGGAAGCACTCAGCAAAAGCATCGGCCCCAACAGTCTCGGGTGGTCCGGCACCGATTACTGCAACTGGGGACAAGTCAGTTGCACCAAGGACGGCAAGGTTTTCAAAATCCAATTGGGTAATCAGAAACTCACCGGCACGCTTCCGCCGGAAATTCAAAAGCTTTCAAATTTGCAGCAACTCGAGGTTCAGAACAACCAACTCACCGGACCTTTTCCGAGCCTCTCCGGGCTGCAACCGCTTCAGGTCCTCCTCGCCCACGACAACAACTTCTCGTCCTTCCCTTCCGATTTCTTCTCCGGACTCACCTCTCTTGACAGCATCAACATCGACCACAACCCCTTCGCAGCGTGGCAGATTCCGGACACTCTTAAAGACGCCACCGCGCTGAGGGAATTCTCCGCAACCGAGACCAACATCACCGGAAGAATCCCCGATATCTTCACCGGTTCCAATTTCCCAGGTTTGACTGAACTGCATTTGGCTTTCAATTACCTTGAAGGCGAATTGCCTGCTAGTTTTTCGAGTTCGAGTATTCAGTCCCTCTGGTTGAACGGCCAACAGGGCACCAATAGGCTTAATGGTACTATTGATGTGTTACAGAACATGACTTCTCTGCGTGAAGTTTGGTTACATGGTAATTTTTTCACCGGTCCTATACCGGACCTGTCGACATTAGGTACCTTGACCACTCTGAGTTTGAGGGATAACAGGCTTACCGGAGTTGTTCCGGCGTCGTTGTTGAATCTTAAATCCCTTACTGTTGTTAATTTGACCAACAATATGCTTCAAGGGCCAATGCCGAAGTTTGGCGATGGGGTTCAGGTGGATATGACATCGCAAAATAGGTTTTGCAGTGATAAGCCGGGTGTTGATTGTGACACTCGTGTCAATATATTGCTTTCGGTCGTCAAAGACATGGGTTATCCTACTGTTTTTGCAGAGAGTTGGAAAGGGAATGATCCTTGTAATAACTGGAAGGGAATTGTGTGTCATGGAGGAAACATCACCGTTGTCATCTTTCGGAGCCTGGGTCTGAGGGGTACGATCTCTACAAATTATTCTCTGATTACCTTCTTGCAAACATTGAGACTTGACAATAATAATCTCACGGGTACTATACCAAAGGAACTTACACAACTGCCCAACCTTCAAGAGATAGATGTTAGTAACAATCAACTTGACGGTCAAGTACCCAAGTTTAATGATACTGTGCAAGTGAAAACAGGTGGGAACCCTCGTATTGTTAAGGATGGTCCCCCTTCGCCAGCGACGCCTCCTAATTCACCGCCTGGCTCACACTCAGGCGGAGGTAAAAAATCTAGGACTGGGGTGGTTGTTGGGGCTGTCATCGGCAGTGTTGGTGGATTGGTTGTAGTTGGGTTTGTTGCTTTTTGTCTACTTAAGAGAAAGCATTCTGGCAGAGTGCAAAGTCCAAACGCGTTGGTTATTCATCCTTGTCATTCTGGAGATCAAAATGCAGTCAAGATCTCGGTTGCTAGCCCTGGGGTTAATTGCGGTGGAAATGAGTCCTATAAGAGTCCGGCAAGTAGTGGACCTAATGACATTCATGTGGTTGAGGCGGAAAGTATGGTCATTTCAATCCAAGTTTTGAGAAATGTGACCAATAATTTCAGTGAAAATAATGTATTAGGAAAAGGTGGGTTTGGAACTGTGTACAAAGGGGAGTTGCATGATGGGACAAAGATTGCAGTGAAGAGGATGGAATCTGGAGTGGTGGCGGAGAAAGGTCTAAATGAGTTCAAGTCTGAGATTGCAGTTCTGACTAAGGTCCGACACCGCCACTTGGTTGGACTTCTTGGCTATTGTTTGGAAGGAAACGAGAGGCTTCTTGTTTATGAATACATGCCTCAAGGGACTCTTAGTAGATACTTGTTCAACTGGATAGAGGAAGGTCTGAAGCCACTTGAATGGACTAGAAGGCTGACCATTGCCTTGGATGTTGCAAGAGGGGTTGAGTATCTCCACGGTTTAGCCAACCAGACTTTCATTCACAGGGATCTTAAACCTTCGAACATTTTACTCGGAGATGATATGCGGGCTAAAGTTTCAGACTTTGGACTGGTTCGTCTTGCTCCAGAAGGGAAAGCCTCAATTGAGACGAGACTAGCCGGAACTTTTGGCTATTTGGCTCCTGAGTATGCAG CAACTGGGCGGATGACACTCAAGGTTGACGTGTATAGCTTTGGAGTGATATTAATGGAGTTGATCACGGGTAGAAAAGCAATTGATGAAAGCCAAGCAGAGGAGAGGTTGCACCTTGTTACATGGTTCCGTAGAATGCTCGTTAACAAGGATGCACTCCGGAAGGTCATTGATCCAACCATTGATCTCAATGAGGAAACTCTTTCTAGTATTAGCACTGTCGCTGAGCTTGCTGGGCATTGCAGTGCAAGGGAGCCCTACCAGAGGCCTGACATGGGTCATGCAGTCAATGTGCTTTCGTCGCTTGTTGAGCAATGGAAACCATCTGAACTCGAAGATTCTGATGATATGCATGGAATTGACCTCGAAATGACCTTACCACAAGCACTGAAGAAGTGGCGGGCTTGTGAGGGCAATAGCAACCTTGATGATTCTTCGTCTTCCTCATCATTGTTTCCCAGCGGGGATAACACCCAAACCAGCATACCTACACGGCCATCTGGATTTGCAGAATCGTTTACATCATCGGATGGGAGGTAA
- the LOC139190597 gene encoding uncharacterized protein, translated as MEGCPLPGWLSAANEAFSPRSVALSPSAFSLKASRSSDREKILSKFLSPLAGCTASFTSVTAATLPVNYLGSLTAPLSILEAMSARTEITGAGGEKKVVDGSRPNSLELQWRCGAAAGAGDDGGGGRKFQQGILAQLLCQRTSLWLRDRSSTLEFGS; from the exons ATGGAAGGATGCCCATTGCCAGGGTGGTTGTCTGCTGCAAATGAGGCTTTCTCGCCACGCTCCGTTGCACTCTCACCGTCCGCATTTTCTCTGAAAGCTTCGCGGAGCTCCGACCGAGAGAAGATCCTCAGCAAATTCCTGTCGCCCTTGGCTGGCTGTACAGCCTCATTCACATCCGTCACAGCTGCCACCTTACCCGTTAACTACCTTGGCAGCCTCACTGCTCCGTTGAGCATTCTCGAAGCCATGTCCGCGCGGACGGAAATAACCGGCGCTGGAGGAGAAAAGAAGGTGGTTGATGGATCTAGACCAAACTCGCTGGAGTTGCAGTGGAGGTGCGGTGCTGCTGCTGGTGCcggtgatgatggtggtgggggaag GAAGTTCCAACAGGGCATTTTGGCCCAGCTCCTGTGCCAGCGTACATCCCTATGGCTCCGTGACCGGAGTTCAACCTTGGAATTTGGCAGTTGA